One window of the Pseudomonas knackmussii B13 genome contains the following:
- the pqqA gene encoding pyrroloquinoline quinone precursor peptide PqqA: MWTKPSFTDLRLGFEVTLYFANR, translated from the coding sequence ATGTGGACCAAGCCTAGCTTCACCGACCTGCGCCTTGGCTTCGAAGTCACCCTGTACTTCGCCAACCGCTGA
- the pqqB gene encoding pyrroloquinoline quinone biosynthesis protein PqqB, translated as MHIRILGSAAGGGFPQWNCNCRNCRGVRNGSIRAQPRTQSSIALSDDGESWILCNASPDIRAQLAAFPSLQPGRKPRDTAIGAILLLDSQIDHCTGLLSLREGCPHEVWCTEMVHQDLSTGFPLFNMLQHWNGGLRHHRIELDGVPFEIPACPRLRFTAIPLRSAAPPYSPHRNDPHPGDNIGLFVEDLRSGGALFYAPGLGQVDESLLGWMRRADCLLVDGTLWHDDEMRRCEVGDKLGSEMGHLAQSGPGGMLEVFERVGDSRKVLIHINNTNPILDSISPERAELDARGIEVAFDGMAIHL; from the coding sequence ATGCACATCAGGATTCTCGGATCGGCCGCCGGTGGCGGCTTCCCCCAGTGGAACTGCAACTGCCGGAACTGCCGTGGCGTGCGCAACGGCAGCATCAGGGCGCAGCCACGCACCCAGTCGTCCATCGCGCTGTCCGACGACGGCGAAAGCTGGATTCTCTGCAACGCCTCGCCGGACATCCGTGCGCAGCTCGCCGCCTTCCCATCCCTGCAACCCGGCCGCAAGCCGCGCGACACGGCCATCGGCGCGATCCTCCTGCTGGACAGCCAGATCGACCACTGCACCGGGCTGCTTAGCCTGCGCGAAGGCTGCCCGCATGAGGTCTGGTGCACGGAGATGGTCCACCAGGATCTGTCGACCGGCTTCCCGCTGTTTAACATGCTGCAGCACTGGAACGGCGGCCTGCGCCACCACCGAATCGAGCTGGATGGCGTGCCCTTCGAGATTCCCGCCTGCCCGCGCCTGCGCTTCACCGCCATCCCGCTGCGCAGTGCCGCGCCGCCGTACTCGCCGCACCGCAACGACCCGCATCCGGGCGACAACATCGGCCTGTTCGTCGAGGACCTGCGCAGTGGCGGCGCGCTCTTCTACGCGCCCGGCCTGGGCCAGGTGGACGAGAGCCTGCTGGGCTGGATGCGCCGGGCCGATTGCCTGCTGGTGGACGGCACCCTGTGGCACGACGACGAGATGCGCCGCTGCGAAGTGGGCGACAAGCTCGGCAGCGAAATGGGCCACCTGGCCCAGAGCGGGCCGGGCGGCATGCTCGAGGTATTCGAGCGCGTGGGCGATTCGCGCAAGGTGCTCATCCACATCAACAACACCAATCCCATCCTCGATTCGATCTCGCCCGAACGCGCCGAACTGGACGCGCGCGGCATCGAGGTGGCCTTCGATGGCATGGCCATTCACCTGTAG
- the pqqC gene encoding pyrroloquinoline-quinone synthase PqqC yields MSRNAMSPAEFEQALRARGACYHIHHPFHVAMYEGRASREQIQGWVANRFYYQLNIPLKDAAILANCPDRETRREWIQRILDHDGRPGEPGGIEAWLRLAEAVGLDREQVLSQELVLPGVRFAVDAYVNFARRASWQEAASSSLTELFAPQIHQSRLDSWPQHYPWIDEAGYDYFRSRLSQARRDVEHGLRITLEHYRTREEQERMLEILQFKLDVLWSMLDAMSMAYELDRPPYHTVTRERVWHRGLL; encoded by the coding sequence ATGAGCCGCAACGCCATGAGCCCCGCCGAATTTGAGCAGGCGCTGCGCGCCAGGGGCGCCTGCTACCACATCCACCACCCGTTCCACGTGGCCATGTACGAAGGCCGGGCGAGTCGCGAACAGATCCAAGGCTGGGTGGCCAATCGTTTCTACTACCAGCTGAACATCCCGCTGAAGGATGCGGCCATCCTCGCTAACTGCCCGGACCGCGAGACCCGCCGCGAGTGGATACAACGCATCCTCGACCACGATGGCCGCCCCGGCGAACCCGGCGGCATCGAGGCCTGGCTGCGCCTGGCCGAGGCCGTGGGCCTGGACCGCGAACAGGTGCTGTCGCAGGAGTTGGTGCTGCCCGGTGTGCGCTTCGCCGTGGACGCCTACGTCAACTTCGCCCGCCGCGCCAGCTGGCAGGAGGCGGCGAGCAGTTCGCTGACCGAGCTCTTCGCCCCGCAGATCCACCAGTCGCGGTTGGACAGCTGGCCGCAGCACTACCCGTGGATCGACGAGGCCGGCTACGACTACTTCCGCAGCCGCCTGTCCCAGGCCCGGCGCGACGTCGAGCATGGCCTGCGTATCACCCTCGAGCATTACCGCACCCGCGAGGAACAGGAACGCATGCTGGAGATCCTGCAATTCAAGCTCGATGTGCTCTGGAGCATGCTCGACGCCATGAGCATGGCCTACGAACTGGACCGTCCGCCGTACCACACGGTGACCCGCGAGCGGGTCTGGCACAGGGGGCTGCTGTGA
- the pqqD gene encoding pyrroloquinoline quinone biosynthesis peptide chaperone PqqD has translation MSLTSLERVPSIRRGFRLQFEPAQGCHVLLYPEGMVKLNDSAGEILQRIDGRRDLASIIEELRASFPGVPGIDEDILAFIEVAHAQFWIELH, from the coding sequence ATGAGCCTGACATCGCTGGAGCGTGTGCCGTCGATTCGTCGCGGCTTCCGCCTGCAATTCGAACCCGCCCAGGGCTGCCACGTGCTGCTGTACCCGGAGGGCATGGTCAAGCTCAACGACAGCGCCGGGGAAATCCTCCAGCGCATCGACGGTCGCCGTGACCTGGCCTCGATCATCGAGGAGCTGCGCGCGAGCTTCCCCGGCGTGCCGGGCATCGACGAAGACATCCTGGCATTCATCGAGGTGGCCCATGCGCAATTCTGGATCGAGCTGCACTGA
- the pqqE gene encoding pyrroloquinoline quinone biosynthesis protein PqqE, protein MRNSGSSCTDTAGPPLWLLAELTYRCPLQCPYCSNPLDFARQGGELSTAEWIDVFRQARELGAAQLGFSGGEPLLRQDLAELIGAARGLGFYTNLITSGIGLDEARLAQFAEAGLDHIQISFQAADEEVNNLLAGSRKAFAQKLAMACAVKAHGYPMVLNFVTHRHNIDNIARIIELCIELEADFVELATCQFYGWAELNRAGLLPTRAQLERAERITNEYRERLAAAGNPCKLIFVTPDYYEERPKACMGGWASVFLDVTPDGTALPCHSARQLPVKFPNVREHSLQHIWYESFGFNRYRGDAWMPEPCRTCDEKDRDHGGCRCQAFMLTGNADATDPVCAKSAHHGLILDARRQAEEAPLGLDQLTWRNQRASQLICKA, encoded by the coding sequence ATGCGCAATTCTGGATCGAGCTGCACTGACACCGCCGGCCCGCCGCTCTGGTTGCTGGCCGAGTTGACCTACCGCTGCCCGCTGCAGTGCCCGTACTGCTCCAACCCGCTGGACTTCGCGCGGCAGGGCGGTGAGCTGAGCACCGCCGAATGGATCGACGTGTTCCGCCAGGCGCGGGAGCTCGGTGCCGCGCAGCTGGGCTTTTCCGGCGGCGAACCGCTGCTGCGCCAGGACCTCGCCGAGCTGATAGGCGCGGCGCGCGGACTGGGCTTCTACACCAACCTGATCACCTCCGGCATCGGCCTGGACGAGGCGCGCCTGGCGCAGTTCGCCGAGGCCGGGCTGGACCATATCCAGATCAGCTTCCAGGCCGCCGACGAGGAGGTGAACAACCTGCTCGCCGGTTCGCGCAAGGCCTTCGCCCAGAAGCTGGCGATGGCCTGCGCGGTGAAGGCGCACGGCTATCCGATGGTGCTGAACTTCGTCACCCACCGGCACAACATCGATAACATCGCCCGCATCATCGAACTGTGCATTGAGCTCGAAGCCGACTTCGTCGAGCTCGCCACCTGCCAGTTCTACGGCTGGGCCGAGCTCAACCGCGCCGGATTGCTGCCGACCCGCGCGCAGCTGGAGCGCGCCGAACGCATCACCAACGAGTACCGCGAGCGCCTGGCTGCCGCCGGCAACCCGTGCAAGCTGATCTTCGTCACCCCCGACTACTACGAGGAGCGCCCGAAGGCCTGCATGGGCGGCTGGGCCAGCGTGTTCCTCGACGTCACGCCCGATGGCACCGCGCTGCCTTGCCACAGCGCACGTCAGCTGCCGGTGAAGTTCCCCAACGTCCGCGAGCACAGCCTACAGCACATCTGGTACGAGTCCTTCGGCTTCAACCGCTATCGCGGCGACGCCTGGATGCCGGAACCGTGCCGCACCTGCGACGAGAAGGACCGCGACCACGGTGGCTGCCGCTGCCAGGCGTTCATGCTCACCGGTAATGCCGATGCCACCGACCCGGTCTGCGCCAAGTCGGCCCACCACGGGCTGATCCTCGACGCGCGCCGCCAGGCCGAGGAGGCGCCGCTGGGGCTGGATCAACTCACTTGGCGCAACCAGCGCGCCTCGCAACTGATCTGCAAGGCCTGA
- a CDS encoding alpha/beta hydrolase family protein, with protein MRSLPYGDWPSRWSAERAVAAGRDFAELHAAHGGLLWVEFDPASARSRLYFWRDGERSELTPPGASVRSRVYEYGGGACCATSDGVAWVEEGDQQVRWLRFGAAPRVLTARPHCRYGDLHHVAAWNALLAVEESHEDAGVLHRLVRLDADGTRQVLAEGADFYAAPVASPDATRIAWVEWDRPHQPWTHTRLCVLQEGRRRCVAGEAGGESIQQPRFDGQGRLRWLSDRSGWWRPEGEGVDPRAFAAADHAPAPWQLGGRTYLPLGEGGWLFSRFEDGRGVLALRQDDGRESRLASGFARFRALAADSQRFYCVAASEDRLPALLAIERGNGQVHVLGGGEQPLETADLSRPLAFSYPVAGSDRGHGFFYPPRNAQCRGEAGRRPPLVVFLHGGPTSACYPVFDPRIQFWTQRGFAVADLNHRGSANFGRAYREKLRGQWGRVEVQDIWAAVAHLAATGQIDRQRVFVRGASAGGYSALCALAFVGGFRAGASLYGVSDPLALGRVTHKFEADYLNWLIGDPQRDARIYQARTPLLHAARIEAPVIFFQGDQDAVVVPEQTEAMVRTLRRRGLPVECHRYADERHGFRQPANLAHALDAEWRFYRARLGA; from the coding sequence GTGCGCAGCCTGCCGTACGGCGATTGGCCGAGCCGTTGGAGCGCGGAGCGCGCGGTGGCTGCCGGCCGTGATTTCGCCGAACTGCACGCTGCCCATGGCGGACTGTTGTGGGTCGAATTCGATCCCGCCAGCGCGCGCAGCAGACTGTATTTCTGGCGCGACGGCGAGCGCAGCGAGCTGACTCCACCGGGCGCATCGGTGCGCAGTCGCGTCTATGAGTACGGCGGCGGCGCCTGCTGTGCCACGAGCGATGGCGTGGCCTGGGTCGAGGAGGGCGACCAGCAGGTGCGCTGGCTGCGCTTCGGCGCGGCGCCGCGCGTGCTGACGGCTCGTCCGCACTGCCGCTATGGCGACCTGCATCATGTCGCCGCCTGGAACGCCCTGCTGGCGGTGGAGGAAAGCCACGAAGACGCCGGCGTGCTGCATCGCCTGGTCCGCCTGGATGCGGACGGCACACGCCAGGTACTGGCCGAGGGCGCTGACTTCTATGCCGCGCCGGTGGCCTCACCGGACGCCACGCGCATTGCCTGGGTCGAGTGGGACCGTCCGCACCAGCCCTGGACCCACACCCGCCTGTGCGTGCTGCAAGAAGGCCGGCGCCGTTGCGTTGCGGGCGAAGCGGGCGGCGAGTCTATCCAGCAGCCACGCTTCGACGGGCAGGGTCGCCTGCGTTGGCTGAGCGACCGCAGCGGTTGGTGGCGGCCCGAAGGCGAGGGCGTCGATCCGCGCGCTTTCGCTGCCGCCGATCACGCCCCTGCGCCCTGGCAACTGGGTGGGCGTACCTATCTGCCGCTGGGCGAGGGTGGATGGTTGTTCAGCCGCTTCGAGGACGGGCGCGGAGTCCTTGCACTGCGACAGGACGATGGACGCGAAAGCAGGTTGGCGAGTGGATTCGCCCGTTTCCGCGCGCTGGCTGCCGATAGCCAGCGCTTCTACTGCGTAGCCGCCAGCGAAGACCGTTTGCCGGCGCTGCTGGCCATCGAACGCGGCAATGGCCAGGTGCATGTGCTTGGCGGTGGCGAGCAACCGCTCGAAACGGCCGACTTGTCGCGGCCCCTGGCCTTCAGCTACCCGGTGGCGGGCAGCGATCGCGGCCATGGCTTCTTCTACCCGCCGCGCAACGCCCAGTGCCGGGGCGAGGCGGGGCGTCGCCCGCCGTTGGTGGTGTTCCTCCACGGCGGGCCGACTTCGGCCTGCTACCCGGTGTTCGATCCACGCATCCAGTTCTGGACCCAGCGTGGGTTCGCCGTGGCGGACCTGAACCACCGCGGCAGCGCCAACTTCGGCCGCGCCTATCGCGAAAAGCTGCGCGGCCAGTGGGGCAGGGTGGAGGTGCAGGACATCTGGGCGGCCGTGGCGCATCTGGCGGCCACGGGCCAGATCGACCGCCAGCGGGTGTTCGTCCGTGGCGCCAGCGCCGGCGGCTACAGCGCGCTCTGCGCCCTGGCCTTCGTCGGCGGCTTCCGCGCCGGCGCCAGTCTCTATGGCGTCAGCGATCCCCTGGCGCTGGGCCGGGTCACCCACAAGTTCGAGGCGGACTACCTGAACTGGCTGATCGGCGATCCGCAACGCGACGCGCGCATCTACCAGGCCCGCACGCCGCTGCTGCACGCCGCGCGCATCGAGGCGCCGGTGATCTTCTTCCAGGGCGACCAGGACGCGGTGGTGGTTCCGGAGCAGACCGAGGCGATGGTCCGCACCCTGCGCCGGCGCGGCTTGCCGGTTGAATGCCATCGCTACGCCGACGAGCGCCACGGCTTCCGCCAGCCCGCCAACCTGGCCCACGCGCTGGATGCCGAATGGCGCTTCTATCGCGCCCGGCTCGGCGCCTGA
- the ercA gene encoding alcohol dehydrogenase-like regulatory protein ErcA, whose protein sequence is MSHDLSLLRKFVSPEIIFGAGCRHTVANYAKTFGARKVLLVSDPGVRAAGWVADVEASLSEQGIDYCLYTDVSPNPRVEEVMRGADVYRSEGCNVIVAVGGGSPMDCAKGIGIVAAHGRNIIEFEGVDKLRVPSPPLILIPTTAGTSADVSQFVIISNQDERMKFSVVSKAVVPDVSLIDPETTLSMDGFLSACTGIDALVHAIEAFVSTGHGPLTDSHALEAMRLINGNLVQMIANPNDIALREKIMLGSMQAGLAFSNAILGAVHAMSHSLGGYLDLPHGLCNAVLVEHVVAFNYNAAPERFKVIAETFGIDCRGLNHAQIRQRLVEHLIAFKHAVGFHETLGPHGVGSSDIPFLSQHAMQDPCILTNPRESSQRDVEVVYGEAL, encoded by the coding sequence ATGAGCCACGACCTCAGCCTGCTGCGCAAGTTCGTCTCGCCAGAGATCATTTTCGGTGCCGGATGCCGGCACACTGTCGCCAATTACGCCAAGACCTTCGGTGCCCGCAAGGTCCTGCTGGTGTCCGACCCTGGCGTGCGCGCCGCCGGCTGGGTCGCCGATGTCGAGGCCAGCCTGAGCGAGCAGGGCATTGATTACTGCCTGTACACCGATGTTTCGCCCAACCCGCGCGTCGAGGAAGTGATGCGCGGCGCCGACGTCTATCGCAGCGAAGGCTGCAACGTGATAGTCGCGGTCGGCGGCGGAAGCCCCATGGACTGCGCCAAGGGCATCGGCATCGTCGCTGCCCACGGCCGCAACATCATCGAGTTCGAGGGCGTCGACAAACTGCGCGTGCCCAGCCCACCGCTGATCCTGATCCCCACCACCGCCGGCACCTCGGCCGACGTCTCGCAGTTCGTCATCATTTCCAACCAGGACGAGCGCATGAAGTTCTCGGTGGTGAGCAAGGCGGTGGTTCCGGACGTGTCGCTGATCGACCCGGAAACCACCCTGAGCATGGATGGCTTCCTCTCCGCGTGTACCGGCATCGATGCACTGGTCCATGCCATCGAAGCCTTCGTCTCCACCGGCCACGGTCCGCTCACCGACAGCCACGCGCTGGAGGCCATGCGCCTGATCAACGGCAACCTGGTGCAGATGATCGCCAACCCGAATGACATCGCCCTGCGCGAGAAGATCATGCTCGGCAGCATGCAGGCCGGCCTGGCCTTCTCCAACGCCATCCTCGGCGCGGTGCACGCCATGTCGCACAGCCTCGGTGGCTACCTCGACCTGCCGCACGGGCTGTGCAACGCGGTGCTGGTTGAGCACGTGGTGGCCTTCAACTACAACGCGGCGCCGGAGCGCTTCAAGGTGATCGCCGAGACCTTCGGCATCGACTGCCGCGGCCTCAATCACGCGCAGATCCGCCAGCGCCTGGTCGAACACCTGATCGCCTTCAAGCACGCCGTAGGCTTCCACGAAACCCTCGGCCCGCACGGTGTCGGCAGCTCCGACATTCCCTTCCTGTCGCAGCACGCCATGCAGGACCCCTGCATCCTCACCAACCCGCGCGAGTCGAGCCAGCGCGATGTCGAGGTGGTCTATGGCGAGGCCCTCTGA
- a CDS encoding PAS domain-containing hybrid sensor histidine kinase/response regulator: protein MARPSEPRQDALAALLGLGSHSTRKSHYPELLARLEELEAERNRYKWLFEHAVHGIFQASLAEGLRAANPALARMLGYSDPQQVLWSLQDMASQLFVGGEAEMRRIRDLLQEHGGLFGYETRLLRKDGSHVDVLMNLLLKPDEEGLVEGFVADITERIQAQQRLQILNQELEQRVAARTLELETLNQQLREARDAAEAANLGKDKYLAAASHDLLQPLNAARLLVSTLRERALPAAERQLVERTHQALDGAENLLSDLLEISRLDQSAIRPDLESLPLDELLGPLASEFDGVAESSGLQLRARIPDLRVRTDIRLMSRILRNFLSNACRYTRSGGVLLAARRRGDRVRLEVWDTGRGIPADQLQAIFLEFNQLDVGRAAERQGVGLGLAIVDRIAGLLGCAVQVRSVLGRGSLFAVEVPLAETQHLPEAVSAAPRPSTGDPLPGRRLLVIDNEEAILFSMAALLGQWGCEVLTASDLDSAIAVLDGQAPAIILADYHLDQGVTGCQVIGALRSRFGMDIPAVMITADRSDECQRALRRLRLPLLNKPVKPGKLRAVLSSLVGG, encoded by the coding sequence ATGGCGAGGCCCTCTGAGCCTCGACAGGATGCCCTGGCCGCACTGCTCGGCTTGGGCAGCCATTCCACCCGCAAGAGCCACTACCCGGAACTGCTGGCGCGCCTGGAAGAGCTCGAAGCCGAGCGCAATCGCTACAAGTGGCTGTTCGAGCACGCCGTGCACGGGATCTTCCAGGCCAGCCTCGCCGAGGGCCTGCGGGCGGCCAACCCGGCCTTGGCGCGGATGCTCGGCTACAGCGATCCGCAACAAGTGCTCTGGTCGCTGCAGGACATGGCCAGCCAACTGTTCGTTGGCGGCGAGGCGGAGATGCGGCGCATCCGCGACCTGCTGCAGGAGCACGGCGGCCTGTTCGGCTATGAGACGCGCCTGCTGCGCAAGGACGGCAGCCACGTCGACGTGCTCATGAACCTGCTGCTCAAGCCGGACGAGGAGGGCCTGGTAGAGGGCTTCGTCGCCGACATCACCGAGCGCATCCAGGCCCAGCAACGGCTGCAGATCCTCAACCAGGAACTGGAACAGCGCGTCGCCGCCCGCACGCTCGAACTGGAAACGCTCAACCAGCAACTGCGCGAGGCGCGCGATGCCGCGGAGGCGGCCAACCTCGGCAAGGACAAGTACCTGGCCGCCGCCAGCCACGACCTGCTGCAGCCGCTGAATGCCGCGCGCCTGCTGGTTTCGACCCTGCGCGAGCGAGCCCTTCCGGCCGCCGAGCGGCAACTGGTCGAACGCACCCACCAGGCCCTGGACGGCGCCGAGAACCTGCTGAGCGACCTGCTCGAAATCTCCCGCCTGGACCAGAGCGCCATTCGGCCCGACCTGGAATCGCTGCCCCTCGACGAACTGCTCGGCCCGCTGGCCTCGGAGTTCGACGGCGTGGCGGAATCCTCCGGCTTGCAACTGCGGGCGCGCATCCCGGACCTGCGGGTGCGCACCGATATCCGCCTCATGTCGCGCATCCTGCGCAACTTTCTTAGCAACGCCTGCCGCTATACGCGGAGCGGCGGCGTGCTGCTGGCCGCGCGGCGGCGTGGCGACCGGGTGCGCCTGGAAGTCTGGGACACCGGTCGCGGCATTCCGGCCGACCAGCTGCAGGCGATCTTCCTCGAGTTCAACCAGCTCGATGTCGGCCGCGCGGCCGAGCGCCAGGGCGTGGGGCTCGGGCTGGCCATCGTCGATCGCATCGCCGGCCTGCTCGGCTGCGCCGTGCAAGTGCGCTCGGTACTCGGGCGTGGCTCGCTGTTCGCCGTCGAAGTACCGCTGGCCGAAACGCAGCACCTACCCGAGGCGGTCAGCGCCGCGCCGCGCCCCAGTACCGGCGACCCGCTGCCCGGACGGCGCCTGCTGGTGATCGACAACGAAGAGGCAATTCTCTTCAGCATGGCCGCGCTGCTTGGCCAGTGGGGCTGCGAAGTGCTGACGGCCTCGGACCTGGACAGCGCCATCGCGGTGCTGGACGGGCAGGCGCCGGCGATCATCCTGGCCGACTACCACCTCGACCAGGGAGTGACCGGTTGCCAGGTGATAGGCGCATTGCGCTCGCGCTTCGGCATGGACATTCCCGCCGTGATGATCACTGCCGATCGCAGCGATGAATGCCAACGCGCGCTGCGGCGGCTGCGCCTGCCGTTGCTGAACAAGCCGGTCAAGCCGGGCAAGCTCAGGGCGGTCCTCAGCTCGTTGGTGGGCGGCTAG
- a CDS encoding DUF3015 domain-containing protein — MAKKLIGKALIFGALSAASLLAQAGQAGGGGCGWGNMVFEGQRGLFPHLLATTTNGTSGNATFGLTSGTNGCDSNVVLGYGGRSIFAMNGMLDNIAEDMAKGKGESLDAYATLLGVEAKDRAHFAQVTHQHFNQIFASKDATGEQVYKNTLEVMSQDSVLARYAQQPAA, encoded by the coding sequence ATGGCTAAAAAACTGATCGGCAAGGCACTGATCTTCGGCGCGCTGAGCGCCGCCAGCCTGTTGGCGCAAGCGGGCCAGGCCGGTGGCGGTGGCTGCGGCTGGGGCAACATGGTGTTCGAGGGGCAGCGCGGCCTGTTCCCGCACCTGCTGGCCACTACCACCAACGGCACCTCGGGTAACGCCACCTTCGGCCTGACCTCCGGCACCAACGGTTGCGACTCCAACGTGGTGCTCGGCTATGGCGGCCGTTCGATCTTCGCCATGAACGGCATGCTCGACAACATCGCCGAGGACATGGCCAAGGGCAAGGGCGAGTCGCTCGACGCCTATGCCACCCTGTTGGGCGTCGAAGCCAAGGACCGCGCGCACTTCGCCCAGGTCACCCACCAGCATTTCAACCAGATATTCGCCAGCAAGGACGCCACCGGCGAGCAGGTCTACAAGAACACCCTGGAGGTCATGAGCCAGGACAGCGTGCTCGCGCGCTACGCCCAGCAGCCCGCTGCCTGA